In the Bacillus amyloliquefaciens DSM 7 = ATCC 23350 genome, GTATGAACCGTACGCTCTAGCCAGCTGAGCTACACCGCCAAAAAACAATTAAAATCAAGTGGAGCCTAGCGGGATCGAACCGCTGACCTCCTGCGTGCAAAGCAGGCGCTCTCCCAGCTGAGCTAAGGCCCCAAAGTGGTCGGGAAGACAGGATTCGAACCTGCGACCCCATGGTCCCAAACCATGTGCTCTACCAAGCTGAGCTACTTCCCGATTTTTCAAAAGTATGTATGGCGCGCCCGAGAGGAGTCGAACCCCTAACCTTTTGATCCGTAGTCAAACGCTCTATCCAATTGAGCTACGGGCGCAGCAATAAGTGCCGAGGGCCGGACTTGAACCGGCACGGTAGTCACCTACCGCAGGATTTTAAGTCCTGTGTGTCTGCCAATTCCACCACCCCGGCATGGATGGTATAGGTATAGTTGGAGCGGAAGACGGGATTCGAACCCGCGACCCCCACCTTGGCAAGGTGATGTTCTACCACTGAACTACTTCCGCGTTTGGCAATGCGGATGAAGGGACTTGAACCCCCACGTCTGTAAAGACACTAGAGCCTGATTCTAGCGCGTCTGCCAATTCCGCCACATCCGCAAGAAAAACATGGTGAGCCATGAAGGACTCGAACCTTCGACCCTCTGATTAAAAGTCAGATGCTCTACCAACTGAGCTAATGGCTCTTTTTACAAGAGACTTATATAGTATAACATATAAAAGTGGTGCCGGCAAGAGGACTTGAACCCCCAACCTACTGATTACAAGTCAGTTGCTCTACCAATTGAGCTACACCGGCCTGATATGTCAACTTATGTATGATAGGAATGGTGGAGGATGACGGGCTCGAACCGCCGACCCTCTGCTTGTAAGGCAGATGCTCTCCCAACTGAGCTAATCCTCCGTATATTACACTTACGTGTAATGGCTTGGCGGCGTCCTACTCTCACAGGGGGAAACCCCCGACTACCATCGGCGCTGAAGAGCTTAACTTCCGTGTTCGGCATGGGAACGGGTGTGACCTCTTCGCTATCGCCACCAAACCATTGAGAGTGTTCTCTCAAAACTAGATAACAGGAAGCATACATTCAAATTAGGTTAAGTCCTCGATCGATTAGTATCTGTCAGCTCCATGTGTCGCCACACTTCCACCTCAGACCTATCAACCTGATCATCTTTCAGGGATCTTACTTCCTTGCGGAATGGGAAATCTCATCTTGAGGGGGGCTTCATGCTTAGATGCTTTCAGCACTTATCCCGTCCGCACATAGCTACCCAGCGATGCCCTTGGCAGAACAACTGGTACACCAGCGGTGCGTCCATCCCGGTCCTCTCGTACTAAGGACAGCTCCTCTCAAATTTCCTGCGCCCGCGACGGATAGGGACCGAACTGTCTCACGACGTTCTGAACCCAGCTCGCGTACCGCTTTAATGGGCGAACAGCCCAACCCTTGGGACCGACTACAGCCCCAGGATGCGATGAGCCGACATCGAGGTGCCAAACCTCCCCGTCGATGTGGACTCTTGGGGGAGATAAGCCTGTTATCCCCGGGGTAGCTTTTATCCGTTGAGCGATGGCCCTTCCATGCGGAACCACCGGATCACTAAGCCCGACTTTCGTCCCTGCTCGACTTGTAGGTCTCGCAGTCAAGCTCCCTTGTGCCTTTACACTCTGCGAATGATTTCCAACCATTCTGAGGGAACCTTTGGGCGCCTCCGTTACCTTTTAGGAGGCGACCGCCCCAGTCAAACTGCCCACCTGACACTGTCTCCCCGCCCGATAAGGGCGGCGGGTTAGAAGGTCAATACAGCCAGGGTAGTATCCCACCGATGCCTCCACCGAAGCTGGCGCTCCGGTTTCCAAGGCTCCTACCTATCCTGTACAAGCTGTACCAACATTCAATATCAGGCTGCAGTAAAGCTCCACGGGGTCTTTCCGTCCTGTCGCGGGTAACCTGCATCTTCACAGGTACTATAATTTCACCGAGTCTCTCGTTGAGACAGTGCCCAGATCGTTGCGCCTTTCGTGCGGGTCGGAACTTACCCGACAAGGAATTTCGCTACCTTAGGACCGTTATAGTTACGGCCGCCGTTTACTGGGGCTTCAATTCGCACCTTCGCTTACGCTAAGCGCTCCTCTTAACCTTCCAGCACCGGGCAGGCGTCAGCCCCTATACTTCGCCTTACGGCTTCGCAGAGACCTGTGTTTTTGCTAAACAGTCGCCTGGGCCTATTCACTGCGGCTCTCTCGGGCTTGCACCCTAACAGAGCACCCCTTCTCCCGAAGTTACGGGGTCATTTTGCCGAGTTCCTTAACGAGAGTTCTCTCGATCACCTTAGGATTCTCTCCTCGCCTACCTGTGTCGGTTTGCGGTACGGGCACCTCTCACCTCGCTAGAGGCTTTTCTTGGCAGTGTGGAATCAGGAACTTCGCTACTATAATTCGCTCGCCATCACAGCTCAGCCTTCACGGGAAACGGATTTGCCTATTTCCCAGCCTAACTGCTTGGACGCGGATATCCAATACCGCGCTTACCCTATCCTCCTGCGTCCCCCCATTGCTCAAATGGTGAGGAGGTGGTACAGGAATATCAACCTGTTATCCATCGCCTACGCCTTTCGGCCTCGGCTTAGGTCCCGACTAACCCTGAGCGGACGAGCCTTCCTCAGGAAACCTTAGGCATTCGGTGGAGGGGATTCTCACCCCTCTTTCGCTACTCATACCGGCATTCTCACTTCTAAGCGCTCCACAAGTCCTTCCGGTCTTGCTTCACAGCCCTTAGAACGCTCTCCTACCACTGTTCGAAGAACAGTCCGCAGCTTCGGTGATACGTTTAGCCCCGGTACATTTTCGGCGCAGAGTCACTCGACCAGTGAGCTATTACGCACTCTTTAAATGGTGGCTGCTTCTAAGCCAACATCCTGGTTGTCTAAGCAACTCCACATCCTTTTCCACTTAACGTATACTTTGGGACCTTAGCTGGCGGTCTGGGCTGTTTCCCTTTCGACTACGGATCTTATCACTCGCAGTCTGACTCCCAAGGATAAGTCATCGGCATTCGGAGTTTGACTGAATTCGGTAACCCGGTAGGGGCCCCTAGTCCAATCAGTGCTCTACCTCCGAGACTCTTACCTTGAGGCTAGCCCTAAAGCTATTTCGGAGAGAACCAGCTATCTCCAGGTTCGATTGGCATTTCACCCCTACCCACACCTCATCCCCGCACTTTTCAACGTGCGTGGGTTCGGGCCTCCATTCAGTGTTACCTGAACTTCACCCTGGACATGGGTAGATCACCTGGTTTCGGGTCTACGACCACGTACTCAATTCGCCCTATTCAGACTCGCTTTCGCTGCGGCTCCGCATCTTCTGCTTAACCTTGCACGGGATCGTAACTCGCCGGTTCATTCTACAAAAGGCACGCCATCACCCGTTAACGGGCTCTGACTACTTGTAGGCACACGGTTTCAGGATCTCTTTCACTCCCCTTCCGGGGTGCTTTTCACCTTTCCCTCACGGTACTGGTTCACTATCGGTCACTAGGGAGTATTTAGCCTTGGGAGATGGTCCTCCCGGATTCCGACGGAATTTCACGTGTTCCGCCGTACTCAGGATCCACTCAGGAGAGAACGAAGTTTTGACTACAGGGCTGTTACCTCCTATGGCGGGCCTTTCCAGACCTCTTCATCTACCTCGTTCCTTTGTAACTCCGTACAGAGTGTCCTACAACCCCAAGAGGCAAGCCTCTTGGTTTGGGCTGGTCCCGTTTCGCTCGCCGCTACTCAGGGAATCGCATTTGCTTTCTCTTCCTCCGGGTACTTAGATGTTTCAGTTCCCCGGGTCTGCCTTCTCATATCCTATGTATTCAGATATGGATACCACTCCATTACGAGTGGTGGGTTTCCCCATTCGGAAATCTCCGGATCAAAGCTTGCTTACAGCTCCCCGAAGCATATCGGTGTTCGTCCCGTCCTTCATCGGCTCCTAGTGCCAAGGCATCCACCGTGCGCCCTTTCTAACTTAACCGTTAAAAAGAATCACTACGTGATATCTTGCATTACAATTGAATGTGAATTACTTCTGTTATCTAGTTTTCAAAGAACAACGTTGGTGGAGCCTAGCGGGATCGAACCGCTGACCTCCTGCGTGCAAAGCAGGCGCTCTCCCAGCTGAGCTAAGGCCCCGTATTGGGTAAAGATGGTGGGCCTGAGTGGACTCGAACCACCGACCTCACGCTTATCAGGCGTGCGCTCTAACCAGCTGAGCTACAGGCCCATCTACCATATGAAAGAATCAAAGTCCTTCAAAACTAAACAAGACAGGGAACGTTCTGTTTATAAGACCCAAGGTCTTATATTCCGTTAAAATCCTTAGAAAGGAGGTGATCCAGCCGCACCTTCCGATACGGCTACCTTGTTACGACTTCACCCCAATCATCTGTCCCACCTTCGGCGGCTGGCTCCAAAAAGGTTACCTCACCGACTTCGGGTGTTACAAACTCTCGTGGTGTGACGGGCGGTGTGTACAAGGCCCGGGAACGTATTCACCGCGGCATGCTGATCCGCGATTACTAGCGATTCCAGCTTCACGCAGTCGAGTTGCAGACTGCGATCCGAACTGAGAACAGATTTGTGGGATTGGCTTAACCTCGCGGTTTCGCTGCCCTTTGTTCTGCCCATTGTAGCACGTGTGTAGCCCAGGTCATAAGGGGCATGATGATTTGACGTCATCCCCACCTTCCTCCGGTTTGTCACCGGCAGTCACCTTAGAGTGCCCAACTGAATGCTGGCAACTAAGATCAAGGGTTGCGCTCGTTGCGGGACTTAACCCAACATCTCACGACACGAGCTGACGACAACCATGCACCACCTGTCACTCTGCCCCCGAAGGGGACGTCCTATCTCTAGGATTGTCAGAGGATGTCAAGACCTGGTAAGGTTCTTCGCGTTGCTTCGAATTAAACCACATGCTCCACCGCTTGTGCGGGCCCCCGTCAATTCCTTTGAGTTTCAGTCTTGCGACCGTACTCCCCAGGCGGAGTGCTTAATGCGTTAGCTGCAGCACTAAGGGGCGGAAACCCCCTAACACTTAGCACTCATCGTTTACGGCGTGGACTACCAGGGTATCTAATCCTGTTCGCTCCCCACGCTTTCGCTCCTCAGCGTCAGTTACAGACCAGAGAGTCGCCTTCGCCACTGGTGTTCCTCCACATCTCTACGCATTTCACCGCTACACGTGGAATTCCACTCTCCTCTTCTGCACTCAAGTTCCCCAGTTTCCAATGACCCTCCCCGGTTGAGCCGGGGGCTTTCACATCAGACTTAAGAAACCGCCTGCGAGCCCTTTACGCCCAATAATTCCGGACAACGCTTGCCACCTACGTATTACCGCGGCTGCTGGCACGTAGTTAGCCGTGGCTTTCTGGTTAGGTACCGTCAAGGTGCCGCCCTATTTGAACGGCACTTGTTCTTCCCTAACAACAGAGCTTTACGATCCGAAAACCTTCATCACTCACGCGGCGTTGCTCCGTCAGACTTTCGTCCATTGCGGAAGATTCCCTACTGCTGCCTCCCGTAGGAGTCTGGGCCGTGTCTCAGTCCCAGTGTGGCCGATCACCCTCTCAGGTCGGCTACGCATCGTCGCCTTGGTGAGCCGTTACCTCACCAACTAGCTAATGCGCCGCGGGTCCATCTGTAAGTGGTAGCCGAAGCCACCTTTTATGTTTGAACCATGCGGTTCAAACAAGCATCCGGTATTAGCCCCGGTTTCCCGGAGTTATCCCAGTCTTACAGGCAGGTTACCCACGTGTTACTCACCCGTCCGCCGCTAACATCAGGGAGCAAGCTCCCATCTGTCCGCTCGACTTGCATGTATTAGGCACGCCGCCAGCGTTCGTCCTGAGCCAGGATCAAACTCTCCGATAGATAGTTTGACTGACTACGCACATCGCTGTGCGATTTATTTAAAACTTTGAATTAACAGGTACGTTTTGTCTTGTTTAGTTTCCAAAGATCATTACCGCTTGTTGAAGCAGCTTTATTATCTTACCACTCAGCTTCTTTTATGTCAACAACTTTTTTCAAGTTGTTTTCGAAGCTTTTTGTTTTTGTCTGCTGTTCATCAGCGACGTTTAATAATATAACACCCTTTTGAAAATATGACAATAGTTTTTTTAAAAAAAGTCACCATTTATTTTCTTTCATACTTATTTCTGTTTCTCTTCTATAGAAAGATAAGCCGCCTTGTGGTTTGGCATATTTTCTAGTATAGTAAGATTGAACTAAATACTTGATGACCACAAGGGGAGCATTAAAGCTGAGAGTGAACGTTTTGTTCTGACCCTTTGAACCTGTTAGTTAACGCTGGCGTAGGGATGTGGCAAAGCCAAATGAATTGCAGTTTTGTAAGCAGCGCGCGGACCTTTTCCCATCCTTCCCCGCGCTGCTTTTTTGTTTATCCTTGAACGGTTGTCTGACCAGGGGGAAAACTATGAATCATTCAGCACAGCTTGTGCGCTTAATTGAAATAGCGATTATGACTGGAGCCGCCGTCATTCTGGACATTGTGTCAGGTATGTTTCTTCGGATGCCTCAAGGCGGTTCAGTCTCTATTATGATGATTCCGATTTTTTTGATTTCATTCCGCTGGGGAGTGAAAGCCGGACTTACGACAGGCCTTTTAACAGGGATTGTCCAAATCGCCATTGGCAATTTATTTTTACAGCACCCGGTGCAGCTATTTCTCGATTATATCGCGGCGTTTGCGGTTCTCGGTTTCAGCAGCTTGTTTGCTTCCGGTGTCCGCGAATCGGCATTAGCTAAAAAAAGAGGCGCCTTAACTGCGTATGTTATAGGCGGCGTTTTTATCGGCAGTGTGCTGCGATATGCGGCACATACGGTTTCCGGAGCGGTCTTTTTCGGAAGCTATGCTCCGAAAGGCACGCCGGTCTGGATTTATTCGCTCGTCTACAACGCGACTTATATGATTCCTTCTTTTATCCTTTCGGCCATTGTCCTTATTTTATTATTCATGACGGCTCCGCGGCTTCTTGAATCCAAGCGGGCGAACTGAAACAGCAGGCGGGTGTACGCCTGCTGTTTTTTTATTCAGGACTGTGTTCTTCTTTTGAATCTCTGAGTTCTTTAGTAAGTTCATTTATGCTTTGTTTAATGTTTCCTTTGCCTGAAAAATTCTCAATAAGCTCTTTTACATCGATTCCGGAAGATGCTTTCAGGCTTTCCTGAAGACCGGCCATCAAATTGGTTGCGTAACCTGTGACTTTATTTGCTCCGCCGTTTTCACCGCTTCCTCCTGTATCAACGACGGTAATTTTATCAATGTTGGAAAGAGGAGCTGAGACTTGCTTCGCATATTCAGGCAGCATCTTCACAATCATATCAAGGATTGCGGCTTTTCCGTATTTTTCGAAAGCTTCGGCGATTTTTTCTTTAGCTTCCGCTTCCGCGAGACCTTTCAGGCGGATAACTTCCGCTTCGGTTTCCCCTCTCGCCTTTTCAGCCTCCGCTTTAGCAAGACCGTCAATTCTCACGCGTTCGGCTTCCGCTTTAGCCATCGCTTCGATACTGTATTGCTCGGCATCCGCTTCTGCGAGCTGCTTCGCTTTTGCGGCTGCGGCCGCTTGTTCTACCGAATAACGGTCAGCATCGGCCTTTTTCTTCACTTCAGAGTCATATTGGCGCTCACGGCGCAGAATTTCTTTTTCTTCCAACTCAATTTGCTTTTGCCGCTCAATAATTTTAATTTGCATTTCCTGCTCTGTCACCTGCTGGCGGGCTTTTGCAGTTTCGAGGTCATATGCCTGGTCGGCATTGGCTTTTGCTGTGTCTTGCTCTCTTCTGTATTCCGCCATTTTCAGCTGATTGATTTTCTCCGCTTCAGCTATTTCCGTCGCCCGCTCCAGCTCTGATTTTTTTGCGTCTTTATCAGCCGCCGCGCGTTTGATTCTCGTCTCTTTATCCGCTTCTGCCGTGGCAATGTCCGCATCCCGCTTGACTTGGGCAATTCTCGGCTTACCTAATGATTCAAGATAGCCGTTTTTATCGCGGACATCTTTAATCGTAAAGGAAACGATGATCAGCCCCATTTTAGCAAGATCCTGAGACGCGACCCGCTGGACTTCCTGAGAAAACTTTTCCCTGTTTTTATAAATCTCTTCAACAGTCATAGAGCCGAGGATTGAACGCAGATGGCCTTCAAGCACCTCCCGCGCCTCCTGTTCACGGTCTTCTTTAGATTTTCCTAAAAATTGTTCAGCGGCTGTTGCGATTTCACCGATGGAGCCGCCGATTTTTATAATGGCGGTGCCGTCTGCCATTACCGGCACACCTTGTTCTGTATAAACCTCGGGTGTAGAGACATCTAGTTTGCTTGACAGTAAGCTGAGAGGTTCTGCCTGCTGGAATACCGGCAGCACGAACGTTCCTCCGCCCCGGACGATTTTCAGGCGATTTCCGCCTTCATCAATGTGGACATTCTTACTTCCCAAATAACTCCCGGTCACGATGAGGGCTTCGTCCGGCCCCGCCGTCCGGTACTTCGTGATAAATACAGCAATAAGTGCGATAAGTAAAAAGAATACGATTCCGATGACGATGATAATCGGCATAGTCATATTAGTTCCTCCTTAGAAATCAGATTGGTTCATGCGGCGTCACAAAAAGCACTCCGTCTTTCACGTCAATGACTAATACGGCCGTTCCGTACTTGATCTGTTCTTGATCAAAGCTGACCGCAGATTTAGAAATGGCGCCCCCGATTCCTTCTATTATCACTTCTCCATAGCCGCCTTTCGGAACGGAAGTAATGACCCTGCCGACTCTGCCCTTTAAATCCGTCTCCCGATAAACGAGCGATTCTTCCGCTGATGAAAGCGGCACAAGGACGAAGAAGTGAAGCAGGCTGACCAAAAGAACTGAAAGAGCAAATGAAAGTAATGCAATGACAGGACTTGAAAGCGGAGCGGCGATTTCGCCGATGTAACCTGAGGCTGAAAAGATTGTCAAAAACGACAATATCAATGTTGGATTTAAAAATGTAACTGGAATGGCTTCCGAGAGGCCGTGAAAAACATCTTGAAAAAACAGAATCAAAAGCGTGAGGCTCCCCGCAATAATCAGTGTGTAAAGATAGATCGTTTCAAGCGGCAGATGAAATATGTCCATATACTATCCTCCTTTCGGCCCGGATGTCGGAGTGTTACTTTATATACGGGCGGAAAGGAGAATGGTTTCAATTTTCTAACAATAGAGGCTGATTACATGATTATCCAAGGCCGATATGATATGTTTACTCCAGAGGAGGAGATAGGATGAGTATTTTTAATGAAGCCAGACAGCAGACCTGGGAAGAACTGAAAGGACTCTCTGATGAGGAATTCAACCAAAAGCCCGCAGCTGATGAGTGGAGCATCCGGGAAGTCCTTGACCATTTAAAGAAAATTGACGAAACAGCACAGACTCTTTTATCGAAGCATGCAAAAGACGCACCGTTAAAAGAAATTGAAGAAAAACCGATGGAGTTTATCGAGGACAGAACAAATAAACGGCCGGCTCCGTCACACCTCGAACCTGAGCAAAACCGAATATCAGTCATTGAAGCAAAACAAGAATTAGATACGGCAAGACAGCAGCTGACCGCCGTTATTTCATCATTAAACGAGGAAGACTTTAAACGTGTGCTTCCGCATCCCGTTTTTCAAGAACTGACGATCCGCCAGTGGATTGATTTTATCGGTCATCATGAAATGCGTCACATCAATCAAATAGAAGAAATCAAACAAAAAATCGAGAAGGTCTGAGTCAGACCTTCTCGATTTTTTTCTTGACGCGTTTCGGTTCATAAGAATGAATGTCGACCGGATCACCCGTGCATATGTCCCCCGGCCGTTCAACAATACAGACAATCCCTCTTCTGCCTATCGCGTGCCTTACAAACGCCGCAGCGAGTTTTGGCTGATCCGGATAAAAGGATTGAATGACTTCTCCGGGCTGAATGCACGGGTCATTTTCTCCCTCGCACAACAGAGACGCACCGCTTGGAAATATGATTCTGTTTCCTTCTTTAAGCGACGTTAGTGCAGAAAAACCGCTGATTGCGATATTCGCGCCAAGCCATTCGGGAAAGATATGAGAAATCCCCATGGCCTCCGCAATGTCATCACATTCCTCCATGGACACGATTGAAATTTGTCTCCGGTTAAAAATTTCCGTTCCTCTTTGATACATGGGCTCACGCGCGCCGGCTTTTTTCGTCAGTCCGAAATGCAGGTCACCGGGAAACCCGCCGTATTCCGCCCGAAGCTTGTCCATCTTTTTGGTAACAAATTGTTCCGTATCCGCTATATATACGCCTTCCGTCTTTGCTGTTATGCGCTTCCACACAGCCATCACCGCCTTTTTCTTGACATTATCCTTAAAAAACCCCGCTCTGTAAAGGAGCGGGATTCATTTATTATACTGTTTTCGGTGTTAAGTCAAAGCAGCGTTTGTAAATCCAGTTGTATGCTTTCTCATTCAAATCTCTTGGGTTTCCGAATGTTTGCGGATCTTTCATCGCTTCTTTTGATAAACGCTCAATCATGTCCGGAGATACGCCTTGTTCTTCTAAGCTCGGAACCTCTAAATCTTTTACGAGGTCATACATCCAATTAACAG is a window encoding:
- a CDS encoding MOSC domain-containing protein yields the protein MWKRITAKTEGVYIADTEQFVTKKMDKLRAEYGGFPGDLHFGLTKKAGAREPMYQRGTEIFNRRQISIVSMEECDDIAEAMGISHIFPEWLGANIAISGFSALTSLKEGNRIIFPSGASLLCEGENDPCIQPGEVIQSFYPDQPKLAAAFVRHAIGRRGIVCIVERPGDICTGDPVDIHSYEPKRVKKKIEKV
- a CDS encoding flotillin family protein; the encoded protein is MTMPIIIVIGIVFFLLIALIAVFITKYRTAGPDEALIVTGSYLGSKNVHIDEGGNRLKIVRGGGTFVLPVFQQAEPLSLLSSKLDVSTPEVYTEQGVPVMADGTAIIKIGGSIGEIATAAEQFLGKSKEDREQEAREVLEGHLRSILGSMTVEEIYKNREKFSQEVQRVASQDLAKMGLIIVSFTIKDVRDKNGYLESLGKPRIAQVKRDADIATAEADKETRIKRAAADKDAKKSELERATEIAEAEKINQLKMAEYRREQDTAKANADQAYDLETAKARQQVTEQEMQIKIIERQKQIELEEKEILRRERQYDSEVKKKADADRYSVEQAAAAAKAKQLAEADAEQYSIEAMAKAEAERVRIDGLAKAEAEKARGETEAEVIRLKGLAEAEAKEKIAEAFEKYGKAAILDMIVKMLPEYAKQVSAPLSNIDKITVVDTGGSGENGGANKVTGYATNLMAGLQESLKASSGIDVKELIENFSGKGNIKQSINELTKELRDSKEEHSPE
- a CDS encoding NfeD family protein, whose translation is MDIFHLPLETIYLYTLIIAGSLTLLILFFQDVFHGLSEAIPVTFLNPTLILSFLTIFSASGYIGEIAAPLSSPVIALLSFALSVLLVSLLHFFVLVPLSSAEESLVYRETDLKGRVGRVITSVPKGGYGEVIIEGIGGAISKSAVSFDQEQIKYGTAVLVIDVKDGVLFVTPHEPI
- the thiT gene encoding energy-coupled thiamine transporter ThiT, which encodes MNHSAQLVRLIEIAIMTGAAVILDIVSGMFLRMPQGGSVSIMMIPIFLISFRWGVKAGLTTGLLTGIVQIAIGNLFLQHPVQLFLDYIAAFAVLGFSSLFASGVRESALAKKRGALTAYVIGGVFIGSVLRYAAHTVSGAVFFGSYAPKGTPVWIYSLVYNATYMIPSFILSAIVLILLFMTAPRLLESKRAN
- a CDS encoding DinB family protein, translating into MSIFNEARQQTWEELKGLSDEEFNQKPAADEWSIREVLDHLKKIDETAQTLLSKHAKDAPLKEIEEKPMEFIEDRTNKRPAPSHLEPEQNRISVIEAKQELDTARQQLTAVISSLNEEDFKRVLPHPVFQELTIRQWIDFIGHHEMRHINQIEEIKQKIEKV